One Cryptomeria japonica chromosome 9, Sugi_1.0, whole genome shotgun sequence genomic window carries:
- the LOC131858302 gene encoding uncharacterized protein LOC131858302, whose product MVKEAKLKNIRAQFEGLKMKEEEKIVDYLQRIDEIVNAIRGLGEYTLDEVIVKKVLRSLTSKYDTKVSCIEEAKDLKTFSMDELFGSLSTYEMRTVSGETSEREVAFNTTKKGKEVDNSAKEDDSDTIEANFVRKLKKGSGKYKGKLQFKCFSCGKIGHFATKCPYGEKGDDANQNVKSYGKEKVTKSFKPRRRNFRRESNLCTIENDATNEESVSNERCSEDEREVNLLMVREELDKEHMTSDDEEEVEAEVDLEGELVSVLEELRKVRK is encoded by the coding sequence ATGGTGAAGGAGGCCAAACTTAAAAATATTAGAGCTCAATTTGAAGGTCTGAaaatgaaagaggaagagaaaatagTTGATTATCTACAAAGGATAGATGAAATTGTCAATGCAATAAGAGGTCTTGGAGAATACACTTTAGATGAAGTCATAGTAAAAAAGGTACTAAGAtcacttacatctaagtatgacacTAAGGTCTCTTGTATTGAAGAAGCTAAAGATTTAAAGACTTTCTCCatggatgagctatttggttcCTTATCAACTTATGAAATGAGAACAGTGAGTGGTGAAACTTCAGAGAGAGAGGTTGCCTTCAATACTACGAAGAAAGGGAAGGAGGTAGATAATAGTgcaaaagaagatgactcggaCACTATTGAAGctaactttgtcaggaagctcaagaAAGGCTCagggaaatacaaaggtaaacttcaATTCAAATGTTTCAGTTGTggtaagattggacattttgctactaAATGTCCCTATGGAGAAAAGGGAGATGATGCAAATCAAAATGTGAAGAGCTATGGTAAAGAAAAGGTGACAAAATCTTTTAAACCAAGGAGAAGAAATTTTAGAAGGGAGAGCAACCTTTGCACAATTGAAAATGATGCCACTAATGAAGAGAGTGTCTCTAATGAGCGTTGtagtgaggatgaaagagaagtcaACCTGCTTATGGTACGAGAGGAATTGGATAAAGAACATATGACaagtgatgatgaagaggaagttgAAGCTGAGGTAGATCTTGAAGGCGAACTTGTGAGTGTACTTGAAGAACTTAGAAAAGTGAGGAAATAA